One window from the genome of Rhodococcus sp. ABRD24 encodes:
- a CDS encoding helix-turn-helix domain-containing protein, translating into MSESGHILPECGVARFLLVLDGPWATLIVRELTHGRMRFTELRRALPGISPRTLSARLKRFEEFGLVTRTAYAEVPPRVEYALTSTGMKLQSVLEAMVVWADDALPFSAPEGDQAV; encoded by the coding sequence ATGAGTGAATCAGGTCACATCCTTCCGGAGTGTGGTGTCGCCCGGTTCTTGCTGGTCCTGGACGGACCGTGGGCGACACTGATCGTCCGCGAGCTGACGCACGGGCGGATGCGGTTCACTGAGCTGCGGCGGGCGTTGCCGGGCATCAGCCCGCGGACGCTGTCCGCACGCCTCAAGCGATTCGAAGAGTTCGGCCTCGTCACCCGCACCGCATACGCGGAGGTGCCGCCGCGGGTCGAGTACGCGCTCACGTCCACCGGGATGAAGCTGCAGTCGGTCCTCGAAGCGATGGTTGTGTGGGCGGACGACGCCCTGCCGTTCTCGGCGCCGGAGGGCGACCAAGCAGTGTGA
- a CDS encoding NmrA family NAD(P)-binding protein: protein MTYAVHGAAGAQGSPVLSALVASGAEVRALTRDRSKTFAGAVTTVVENNSAETLAAAYTGVDGVFVHLPLAGDPQTPSRHVRNIVAAAASARPARMVVSTSGTAIGDSASPLAGPNTPILTELVDGLASAGITVTVLSPRLFLENLLLPPVLGGVMEEGVLRYPLRSDLAVSWCSHLDVADAAVVALTAPEAPDLVNIGQIPPVTGPQLAAAFAEHLGRPVVFDSITPADFGASLEPMLGAGAAAGVAQLYTALGVADEVSFEQASGSGSRLGVRARSTRDWLAALGI, encoded by the coding sequence ATGACATACGCAGTGCATGGCGCCGCGGGCGCCCAGGGAAGCCCCGTCCTGTCCGCCCTCGTGGCTTCCGGCGCCGAGGTCCGCGCCCTCACGCGCGATCGATCCAAGACCTTCGCCGGAGCAGTCACCACGGTCGTCGAGAACAATTCCGCCGAGACGCTCGCTGCCGCGTACACCGGCGTGGACGGGGTGTTCGTCCACCTCCCTCTCGCCGGTGATCCGCAGACTCCGTCCCGCCACGTCCGCAACATCGTCGCCGCAGCGGCTTCGGCCCGCCCGGCCAGGATGGTCGTCTCCACCAGCGGCACGGCCATCGGCGACTCAGCCTCCCCGCTTGCCGGCCCCAATACGCCGATCCTCACCGAACTGGTCGACGGACTGGCATCCGCCGGTATCACCGTGACGGTGTTGAGCCCGCGCCTGTTTCTCGAGAATCTTCTGCTGCCTCCCGTTCTCGGCGGGGTGATGGAGGAGGGCGTGCTGCGGTATCCGCTGCGCTCGGATCTGGCCGTCTCCTGGTGTTCCCACCTCGACGTAGCCGACGCGGCGGTCGTCGCGCTCACCGCGCCGGAGGCTCCCGACCTGGTGAACATCGGCCAGATCCCGCCGGTCACCGGGCCCCAGCTGGCTGCGGCCTTCGCCGAACACCTCGGACGCCCGGTCGTCTTCGATTCGATCACCCCGGCCGACTTCGGTGCATCGCTCGAACCGATGCTGGGCGCGGGCGCTGCTGCCGGCGTCGCGCAGCTGTACACCGCACTCGGAGTGGCAGACGAGGTCTCCTTCGAGCAAGCGAGCGGATCGGGCTCCCGCCTGGGTGTCCGCGCGCGCAGCACCCGGGACTGGCTCGCCGCGCTCGGCATCTAG
- a CDS encoding DUF3054 domain-containing protein — MKKYAPAAVADILLVLAFAASGRSSHEEAISLAGLLTTAWPFLSGLAAGWLITLALYRDKFDPRLTVPTGPIVWASALVFGMILRAIDGQGTAFSFILVAASFLALFLIGWRALYQALLRRRSLG; from the coding sequence GTGAAGAAGTACGCCCCCGCCGCCGTCGCCGACATCCTCTTGGTCCTCGCCTTCGCCGCGTCGGGCCGCAGCAGCCACGAGGAAGCGATCAGCCTCGCCGGGTTGCTCACCACCGCATGGCCGTTCCTGTCCGGGCTCGCAGCCGGCTGGCTCATCACGCTGGCACTCTACCGTGACAAGTTCGACCCGCGGCTGACCGTCCCGACCGGGCCCATCGTGTGGGCATCGGCGCTGGTTTTCGGAATGATCCTGCGCGCGATCGACGGCCAGGGCACCGCCTTCAGTTTCATTCTCGTCGCCGCATCGTTCCTCGCACTGTTCCTCATCGGATGGCGGGCGCTGTACCAGGCGTTGCTCCGGCGTCGTAGTCTCGGCTGA
- a CDS encoding peptide MFS transporter, protein MSSTVEQDKTESGAGFFGQPFALANLFGVEMWERFSFYGMQGILLYYLYYQTSEGGLGLDKGAAVSIVGAYGGTVYLSTVLGAWVADRILGSERTLFYSACLIMLGHISLALLPGLAGVGVGLVLIAVGSGGLKANATSLVGDLYSADDERRDAGFSIFYMGINVGGLIGPLLTGWAQKNWGFHVGFALAAFGMALGLIQYTLGRKHLRGIGAAAPNPLPQAARPKVVAIAIAAVVAVLASTLSGVITADNLSDIVVTLTIVAAVAYFAVILTSRRITRVERSRVFAFIPMFVASAAFWSLFQQQFTMVALFADSRLDRNLFGWDFPPSWVQSINPVFIIIFAGVFATMWTRLGSRQPSSPIKFALGTAVMGIAFLCFIPMSGGGPNSAPLLGLAGILLLFTFAELLLSPVGLSLSTKLAPAAFHTQMVALFFLSVALGSSLAGTLSRFYDENNEVPYFAAVGLASITIGAILAALSPWIRRLMRGVQ, encoded by the coding sequence ATGAGTTCGACGGTCGAACAGGACAAAACCGAATCCGGCGCCGGATTCTTCGGGCAACCGTTCGCGTTGGCGAACCTGTTCGGCGTGGAGATGTGGGAACGCTTCTCCTTCTACGGCATGCAGGGCATCCTGCTGTACTACTTGTACTACCAGACGAGCGAGGGTGGACTCGGTCTCGACAAGGGTGCAGCGGTCAGTATCGTCGGTGCCTACGGCGGCACCGTCTACCTGTCCACGGTCCTCGGTGCCTGGGTCGCCGATCGCATCCTCGGCTCGGAACGGACGCTCTTCTACTCCGCCTGCCTGATCATGTTGGGCCACATCAGTCTCGCCTTGCTTCCCGGACTCGCGGGTGTCGGCGTCGGGCTGGTCCTCATCGCAGTCGGCAGCGGCGGCCTCAAAGCGAACGCCACATCGCTCGTGGGCGACCTGTATTCCGCGGACGACGAGCGTCGTGACGCCGGCTTCTCGATCTTCTACATGGGCATCAACGTCGGCGGCCTGATCGGTCCGCTGCTCACCGGATGGGCGCAGAAGAACTGGGGCTTCCACGTCGGATTCGCGCTCGCTGCATTCGGAATGGCGCTCGGCCTGATCCAGTACACGCTCGGGCGCAAGCACCTGCGCGGCATCGGCGCGGCCGCCCCGAACCCGCTGCCGCAGGCGGCGCGCCCCAAGGTCGTCGCGATCGCGATCGCTGCCGTAGTAGCCGTACTCGCGTCCACGCTGTCGGGTGTCATCACGGCGGACAACCTCTCCGACATCGTCGTCACGCTGACGATTGTGGCAGCGGTGGCGTACTTCGCGGTGATCCTGACCAGTCGGCGCATCACCCGAGTCGAGCGCAGTCGCGTATTCGCATTCATCCCGATGTTCGTTGCGAGCGCGGCATTCTGGTCGCTTTTCCAACAACAGTTCACGATGGTCGCGCTCTTCGCGGACAGCCGCCTCGATCGCAACCTGTTCGGCTGGGACTTCCCCCCGTCGTGGGTGCAGTCGATCAACCCCGTATTCATCATCATCTTCGCCGGCGTGTTCGCGACAATGTGGACCAGGCTCGGCTCCCGCCAGCCCTCGTCGCCGATCAAGTTCGCGCTCGGCACAGCCGTCATGGGTATCGCATTCCTGTGCTTCATCCCGATGTCCGGCGGCGGCCCCAACAGCGCACCGCTGCTCGGGCTCGCCGGCATCCTGCTGCTGTTCACGTTCGCCGAACTGCTGCTTTCCCCAGTCGGGCTGTCGCTGTCGACGAAGCTGGCCCCGGCCGCGTTCCACACCCAGATGGTGGCGTTGTTCTTCCTGTCGGTCGCACTCGGCTCGAGCCTGGCCGGGACGCTGTCCCGCTTCTATGACGAGAACAACGAGGTCCCCTACTTCGCGGCGGTCGGCCTGGCGTCCATCACGATCGGCGCGATCCTCGCGGCGTTGTCGCCGTGGATTCGGCGGTTGATGCGCGGGGTGCAGTGA
- a CDS encoding histidine phosphatase family protein, with amino-acid sequence MQLILVRHALPEHVAVAEGRADPGLTELGCRQARRLPSALADVTVARVVTSPQRRAIQTAGPLVESLGVSPVIDDRFAEYDADQGYYIPIHEARERMPEAFERIRAGLLPDFVDEGAFRHRVREAMDVVVAQSNHEDTVVVVAHGGVINIVLQDLLELPRPLTFPIDYVSISRVLFSRNGARRVASVNETAHVRDLLVR; translated from the coding sequence GTGCAGTTGATCCTGGTCCGGCATGCACTGCCGGAGCACGTCGCCGTCGCCGAGGGCCGCGCCGACCCGGGCCTGACCGAGTTGGGGTGCCGTCAGGCCCGGCGGCTGCCGTCCGCGTTGGCCGACGTCACGGTCGCGCGGGTGGTGACCAGCCCGCAGCGGCGGGCGATCCAGACGGCCGGACCGCTCGTCGAATCGCTGGGAGTGAGCCCGGTGATCGACGACCGGTTCGCCGAATACGACGCCGATCAGGGGTACTACATCCCGATCCACGAGGCGCGCGAGAGGATGCCGGAGGCCTTCGAACGCATCCGGGCCGGGCTGTTGCCGGACTTCGTCGACGAGGGCGCATTCCGCCACCGGGTGCGGGAGGCGATGGATGTGGTTGTCGCGCAGTCGAATCACGAGGACACCGTCGTGGTCGTCGCACACGGCGGGGTGATCAACATCGTGCTGCAGGACCTTCTGGAGCTCCCGCGTCCGCTGACCTTCCCGATCGATTACGTGTCGATCAGCCGGGTGCTGTTCTCGCGCAACGGTGCTCGACGGGTGGCGTCGGTGAACGAGACCGCCCACGTCCGGGATCTCCTGGTGCGCTGA
- a CDS encoding SDR family oxidoreductase, with protein sequence MTNSALITGASRGIGLGIAERLAAQGYGLTITARDASRLAAVADDLRAAGASDVVAVAADMADPEAAHALVGAHEERFGSMRALVLNAGVGTAGAIADFPMRRFDKTVAVNLAAPFALLQRSLPLLRKGAANHPGHGAKVVAVSSITGVYAEANLAVYGATKAALLSLVETLNAEESGNGIAGTAIAPAYVDTDMSEWTKDRIPADTMLTVNDVVELVDAVLRLSHRAVLSRMVLTRAGASGYGA encoded by the coding sequence ATGACGAACAGCGCACTGATCACCGGCGCGTCGCGCGGCATCGGGCTCGGCATCGCGGAACGGCTCGCGGCACAGGGATACGGGCTCACCATCACCGCGCGCGACGCATCCCGGCTCGCCGCGGTCGCCGATGACCTGCGGGCCGCCGGCGCGTCCGACGTCGTCGCGGTCGCGGCCGACATGGCCGATCCCGAAGCGGCGCACGCGCTCGTCGGCGCGCACGAGGAGCGGTTCGGGTCGATGCGCGCGCTGGTCCTCAACGCCGGGGTGGGAACCGCGGGCGCTATCGCGGACTTCCCGATGCGCCGGTTCGACAAGACGGTCGCGGTCAATCTCGCGGCCCCGTTCGCACTGCTGCAGCGTTCGCTCCCGCTGCTGCGCAAGGGTGCCGCGAACCACCCCGGTCACGGCGCGAAAGTGGTTGCGGTGTCCTCGATCACCGGCGTCTACGCCGAGGCGAACCTCGCCGTGTACGGTGCGACGAAGGCGGCACTGCTCTCCCTGGTCGAGACGCTCAACGCCGAGGAATCCGGCAACGGCATCGCCGGAACAGCCATCGCTCCGGCCTACGTCGACACCGACATGTCCGAGTGGACCAAGGACCGTATCCCCGCCGACACGATGCTCACCGTGAACGACGTCGTCGAACTCGTCGACGCGGTGCTGCGCCTGTCGCATCGGGCGGTGCTGTCGAGGATGGTGCTCACTCGGGCGGGTGCATCCGGCTACGGGGCCTGA
- a CDS encoding phosphotransferase family protein translates to MTAAQIDGLDLVALQRFFEGSGVAVDGELRAELISGGKSNLTFKVSDDVSRWVLRRPPTAGLTPSAHDVAREFRVCAALQDSPVPVAPTVVLCEDPSVMGAPFAVTGFVDGRVIRTVDDIDLLSDAEIGSCTGELVRVLAALHDVDYRAVGLESFGRPDGYLSRQVALWARQWERVKTRDLPDLERLHGMLEASIPGESQAAIVHGDYRIDNTLVAADDPGRVVAVVDWELSTLGDPLADLAQMCVYRHPALDDILGEPAAWTSTRLPSADAIAHMYSAATGTPLDHWGFYLGLANFKLAVIAEGITHRHLAGATTGDGFAHACEAVPPLVAAGLAAMEEHR, encoded by the coding sequence GTGACTGCGGCCCAGATCGACGGCCTCGACCTGGTTGCATTGCAACGGTTCTTCGAGGGATCCGGAGTGGCCGTCGACGGAGAACTACGCGCCGAGCTGATCTCGGGAGGCAAGTCCAACCTCACGTTCAAGGTGTCCGACGACGTCTCCCGATGGGTGTTGCGCAGGCCGCCGACTGCTGGCCTGACACCCTCGGCGCATGATGTCGCGCGAGAGTTCCGTGTCTGTGCCGCACTGCAGGACTCGCCGGTGCCCGTCGCTCCGACGGTGGTGTTGTGCGAGGACCCGTCGGTGATGGGTGCGCCGTTCGCGGTCACCGGCTTCGTCGACGGCCGGGTGATCCGCACGGTCGACGACATCGACCTGCTTTCGGACGCCGAGATCGGCTCGTGTACAGGCGAACTGGTGCGCGTTCTCGCTGCGCTGCACGATGTCGACTACCGGGCCGTCGGCCTCGAGTCCTTCGGTCGCCCCGACGGCTACCTGTCCCGGCAGGTGGCGCTGTGGGCACGGCAGTGGGAGCGGGTCAAGACGCGGGACCTGCCGGATCTGGAACGCCTGCACGGCATGCTCGAGGCCTCGATCCCCGGGGAGTCGCAGGCGGCGATCGTGCATGGCGACTACCGGATCGACAACACCCTTGTCGCCGCCGATGATCCCGGACGGGTTGTCGCGGTGGTGGACTGGGAGCTCTCGACGCTGGGCGACCCGCTCGCCGACCTGGCGCAGATGTGCGTCTACCGCCATCCCGCGCTGGACGACATCCTCGGTGAACCGGCAGCGTGGACGAGTACCCGTTTGCCGTCGGCCGATGCGATCGCGCACATGTACTCGGCGGCGACGGGAACACCCCTCGACCACTGGGGTTTCTATCTGGGTCTGGCCAATTTCAAGCTTGCGGTGATCGCCGAGGGCATCACGCACCGGCATCTTGCCGGGGCCACGACGGGCGACGGGTTCGCGCATGCGTGCGAGGCAGTGCCCCCGCTCGTCGCGGCCGGACTCGCCGCGATGGAGGAACACCGATGA
- a CDS encoding acyl-CoA dehydrogenase family protein, giving the protein MAVDLSYSPEVDDLVARTSEFVREVVLPIEDAHGGDIAAAGGDAVRVEMQAEAKRRGLLAPHAPVECGGLGLDMSDRAPVFEAAGYSLFGPSALNIAAPDEGNVHLLAHVADAAQKEQFLGPLARGEVRSAFAMTEPAPGAGSDPSALTTRGEKVPGGWKVNGHKWFITGAEGAGFFIIMARTSGAPGDRGGATMFLAPGSAPGIRVGRHIDTLDRAMIGGHCEVFFEDLFVPDEAVLGAVDEGFAYAQVRLGPARMTHVMRWLGAARRGHDVAVDYVARRDGFGSRLGDLGMIQKMIADNEIDIAATRALLVRACWELDQGETASDSTSIAKAFGSEAVFRIVDRSIQMCGGMGVSGDLPLARLSREVRPFRVYDGPSEVHRWALAKRVVGKAKRAAREEGNK; this is encoded by the coding sequence ATGGCTGTGGACCTGTCGTATTCACCGGAGGTCGACGACCTCGTCGCGCGCACCAGCGAGTTCGTGCGGGAAGTGGTGCTGCCGATCGAGGACGCGCACGGCGGCGATATTGCCGCGGCCGGAGGCGACGCCGTCCGGGTCGAGATGCAGGCTGAGGCAAAGAGGCGGGGATTGCTCGCGCCGCACGCGCCCGTCGAGTGTGGCGGCCTGGGCCTCGACATGAGCGACCGCGCGCCGGTTTTCGAGGCGGCCGGTTACTCGCTGTTCGGGCCGAGCGCCCTCAACATCGCAGCCCCCGACGAGGGCAATGTGCACCTGCTCGCACATGTCGCAGACGCTGCGCAGAAGGAGCAGTTCCTGGGGCCGCTCGCGCGCGGTGAGGTCCGGTCGGCGTTCGCGATGACCGAGCCCGCGCCCGGTGCCGGCTCCGATCCGTCCGCGCTCACCACCCGCGGCGAGAAGGTGCCTGGCGGCTGGAAGGTCAACGGCCACAAGTGGTTCATTACCGGAGCCGAAGGGGCGGGCTTCTTCATCATCATGGCCCGCACGTCCGGTGCGCCGGGTGACCGCGGCGGTGCGACCATGTTCCTCGCGCCCGGATCCGCGCCGGGAATCCGGGTCGGCCGGCACATCGACACTCTCGACCGTGCGATGATCGGCGGCCATTGCGAGGTGTTCTTCGAGGATCTGTTCGTCCCGGACGAGGCCGTCCTGGGCGCCGTCGATGAGGGCTTCGCCTACGCGCAGGTCCGGCTCGGACCCGCGCGTATGACGCACGTGATGCGCTGGCTGGGCGCGGCTCGCCGCGGCCACGACGTCGCGGTCGACTACGTCGCACGGCGGGACGGCTTCGGATCCCGGCTCGGCGACCTCGGCATGATCCAGAAGATGATCGCGGACAACGAGATCGACATTGCCGCGACCAGGGCGTTGCTCGTGCGGGCCTGCTGGGAACTCGATCAGGGAGAGACAGCGTCGGATTCGACCTCGATCGCGAAGGCTTTCGGGTCCGAGGCGGTCTTCCGGATCGTGGACCGGTCGATCCAGATGTGCGGTGGCATGGGTGTCTCCGGCGACCTGCCGCTCGCCCGCCTGTCCCGTGAGGTGCGGCCGTTCCGCGTCTACGACGGACCGTCCGAGGTGCACCGGTGGGCGCTCGCGAAACGGGTGGTCGGGAAGGCGAAGCGCGCCGCACGCGAGGAGGGGAACAAGTGA